A section of the Lathamus discolor isolate bLatDis1 chromosome 6, bLatDis1.hap1, whole genome shotgun sequence genome encodes:
- the WDR24 gene encoding GATOR2 complex protein WDR24 isoform X1 — protein sequence MEKMARVTTALGGNALTGRTMFCHLDAPANAISVCRDAAQVVVAGRNIFKIYSIEEEQFVEKLNLRVGRKPSLNFSCADVVWHQMDENLLATAATNGVVVTWNLGKPSRNKQDQLFTEHKRTVNKVCFHPTEVYMLLSGSQDGYMKCFDLRKKDSVSTFSGQSESVRDVQFSIRDYFTFAATFENGNVQLWDIRRPDRYERMFTAHNGPVFCCDWHPEDRGWLATGGRDKMVKVWDMNTTRAKEIYCVQTIASVARVKWRPECKHHIATCSMMVDHNIYVWDVRRPFIPSAMFEEHKDVTTGIVWRHLHDPYFLLSGSKDSTLYQHIFKDASQPIDRANPEGLCYSLYGDLAFAAKESLISSDSNRKPYIGDRRHPIFFKRKLDPTEQFEYISSSSALSVFETDVESGSMDWFVHTAKQYALAGRPLPELCDHNAKVAKGLDRNQVAQTWTMLRIIYCSLGTVSSTNLNHSMGKGSTTLPLMNSFNLKDIPSGLGSESRLDRSKGESRSENILMDSSSTLMNNEDNEETEGSDVPADYLLGDVEADEDDLYMMDHENPHAEEQEYSLPQEAFPLRHEIVDNPSALDHLQDKADSPHVSGNEAETVSLTPVESFSLISISHSLYENRLPSDFFNPIVRDTLLFYAEQGDVQTAVSVLIVLGDRIRKEIDEQTQAGSNLGWAASGLQQGPKGLSAGGCGLGLFMWGRMPLPVPTSFLFGMQGWSPQEFLGGCQGLDVCNHSQEHWYTSYIDLLQRFQLWNISNEVIKLSTCRAINCLNQASTTLHINCSNCKRPMSNRGWICDRCRQCASMCAVCHHVVKGLFVWCQGCSHGGHLQHIMKWLETSSHCPAGCGHLCEYT from the exons ATGGAGAAGATGGCCAGGGTCACCACGGCCCTGGGGGGCAATGCCCTGACGGGCCGGACCATGTTCTGTCACCTGGACGCCCCTGCCAATGCCATCAGCGTGTGCCGCGATGCTGCCCAGGTGGTGGTGGCCGGCCGCAACATCTTCAAGATCTACTCCATCGAGGAGGAGCAGTTTGTGGAGAAGCTGAACCTTCGCGTCGGCCGCAAACCCTCCCTGAACTTCAGCTGCGCCGACGTGGTGTGGCACCAGATGGACGAGAACCTGCTGGCCACCGCTGCCACCAATGGTGTGGTGGTCACCTGGAACCTGGGCAAGCCGTCCCGCAACAAACAGGACCAGCTCTTCACCGAGCACAAGCGCACCGTCAACAAGGTCTGCTTCCACCCCACCGAGGTCTACATGCTCCTCAGCGGCTCCCAGGATGGCTACATGAAGTGCTTCGACCTGCGCAAGAAGGACTCTGTCAGCACCTTCTCTG GCCAGTCAGAAAGTGTGCGGGACGTGCAGTTCAGCATCCGGGACTACTTCACCTTTGCTGCCACCTTTGAGAATGGGAACGTGCAGCTGTGGGACATCCGCCGGCCCGACCGCTATGAGAGGATGTTCACAGCCCACAATGGACCTGTCTTCTGCTGCGACTGGCACCCAGAGGACAG GGGCTGGCTAGCAACAGGCGGACGGGATAAGATGGTGAAGGTGTGGGACATGAACACCACGCGGGCGAAGGAGATCTACTGCGTGCAGACCATCGCCTCAGTGGCGCGGGTGAAGTGGCGCCCAGAGTGCAAACACCACATCGCCACGTGCTCCATGATGGTGGACCACAACATCTACGTCTGGGACGTGCGGCGGCCCTTCATCCCCTCCGCCATGTTCGAGGAGCACAAGGACGTCACCACGGGCATCGTGTGGCGTCACCTCCACGACCCGTACTTCCTCCTGTCGGGCTCTAAGGACAGCACCCTCTACCAGCACATATTCAAGGACGCCAGCCAGCCCATTGACAGGGCCAACCCTGAGGGGCTATGCTACAGCCTCTACGGGGACCTGGCCTTCGCCGCCAAGGAGAGCCTCATCTCCTCCGACTCCAACCGCAAGCCCTACATTGGCGACCGGCGGCACCCCATCTTCTTCAAGCGCAAGCTGGACCCCACGGAGCAGTTTGAGTACATCTCTTCCTCCAGCGCCCTCAGCGTCTTTGAGACAGACGTGGAGAGCGGCAGCATGGACTGGTTTGTGCACACGGCCAAGCAGTACGCGCTGGCCGGCCGGCCCCTACCCGAGCTCTGCGACCACAATGCCAAGGTGGCCAAGGGCTTGGACCGCAACCAG GTGGCTCAAACTTGGACAATGCTGCGCATTATCTACTGCAGCCTTGGCACCGTGTCGTCCACTAACCTCAACCACAGCATGGGAAAGGGCAGCACCACCCTCCCCCTCATGAACAG CTTTAACCTGAAGGATATCCCCTCTGGGCTGGGCAGCGAGTCCAGACTGGACCGTAGCAAAGGAGAAAGCCGCTCGGAAAACATCCTCATGGATTCCTCCTCCACGCTGATGAACAATGAGG ACAACGAGGAGACGGAGGGCAGTGATGTCCCTGCAGACTACCTGCTGGGAGATGTGGAGGCGGATGAGGATGACCTGTATATGATGGACCATGAGAACCCACACG CTGAAGAGCAGGAATACAGCCTTCCCCAGGAAGCCTTCCCCCTGCGCCATGAGATTGTGGACAACCCATCGGCCTTGGACCACCTGCAGGACAAGGCTGACTCCCCTCACGTCAGCGGCAACGAGGCTGAGACAGTGTCGCTGACCCCTGTGGAGTCCTTCTCCCTCATCTCCATCTCGCACTCACTGTACGAGAACCGCCTGCCCTCAGACTTCTTCAACCCCATCGTGCGGGACACACTCCTCTTCTACGCCGAGCAGGGGGACGTGCAGACGGCCGTGTCTGTCCTCATCGTGCTGGGGGATCGCATCCGCAAGGAGATCGATGAGCAGACACAG gctggCTCTAACCTTGGGTGGGCAGCTTCAGGCCTCCAGCAGGGACCCAAGGGGCTGTCTGCAGGGGGATGTGGCCTTGGCCTGTTCATGTGGGGAAGGATGCCTCTTCCCGTCCCCACATCCTTTCTGTTTGGGATGCAAGGCTGGAGTCCTCAGgagtttttggggggttgtcAAGGCTTGGATGTGTGCAACCATTCCCAGGAGCACTGGTACACGTCCTACATCGACCTGCTCCAGCGCTTCCAGCTCTGGAACATCTCCAACGAGGTGATCAAGCTGAGCACATGCCGTGCCATCAACTGCCTCAACCAGGCGTCCACTACCCTGCACATCAACTGCAGCAACTGCAAGCGGCCCATGAGCAACAGGGGCTGGATCTGCGATCG ATGCCGGCAGTGTGCCAGCATGTGTGCTGTCTGCCACCACGTCGTGAAGGGGCTCTTCGTGTggtgccagggctgcagccacGGCGGACACCTCCAGCACATCATGAAGTGGCTGGAGACCAGCTCCCACTGCCCTGCAGGCTGTGGCCACCTCTGCGAGTACACCTGA
- the JMJD8 gene encoding jmjC domain-containing protein 8 isoform X2: MAAARWLLRLLLPLAWARPAACTDPPGGGWLLGTVPEEQRCTVERADASLTYPLFLQRFAFSRPVILQGLTDNSAFRALCTREKLLAAFGSSPVRLSTANTYSYRKVDVPFTEYVEQLLEPQDPGRLGSGSGSGVPFHWHGPGFSEVIFGRKRWFLYPPEKTPHFHPNETTLAWLHHTYPTLPPAERPLECTLRPGEVLYFPDRWWHATLNLDTSVFISTFLG; this comes from the exons ATGGCGGCGGCACGGTGGCTGCTCCGGCTGTTGCTGCCGCTGGCCTGGGCCCGGCCCGCGGCATGCACCGACCCGCCGGGGGGCGGCTG GCTGCTGGGCACAGTGCCGGAGGAGCAGCGGTGCACCGTGGAGCGGGCAGACGCCTCCCTCACCTACCCCCTCTTCCTGCAGCG GTTCGCCTTCTCCCGGCCGGTCATCCTCCAAGGGCTCACGGACAACTCG GCCTTCCGAGCCCTGTGCACCCGGGAGAAGCTGCTGGCGGCCTTCGGGTCCTCCCCGGTGCGGCTCAGCACGGCAAACACCTACTCTTACCGCAAGG TGGACGTGCCCTTCACGGAGTAcgtggagcagctgctggagccgCAGGATCCGGGCAGGCTGGGCAGTG GCTCAGGCTCTGGTGTTCCCTTCCACTGGCACGGCCCTGGCTTTTCTGAGGTGATTTTCGGCAGGAAG CGCTGGTTTCTGTACCCACCGGAGAAAACACCCCACTTCCACCCCAACGAGACAACACTGGCCTGGCTCCACCACACATACCCCACGCTGCCACCGGCTGAGCGGCCACTGGAGTGCACCCTCCGCCCCGGGGAA GTCCTGTACTTCCCTGACCGCTGGTGGCACGCCACGCTCAACCTGGACACCAGCGTCTTCATCTCCACCTTCCTGGGGTAA
- the WDR24 gene encoding GATOR2 complex protein WDR24 isoform X2 has product MEKMARVTTALGGNALTGRTMFCHLDAPANAISVCRDAAQVVVAGRNIFKIYSIEEEQFVEKLNLRVGRKPSLNFSCADVVWHQMDENLLATAATNGVVVTWNLGKPSRNKQDQLFTEHKRTVNKVCFHPTEVYMLLSGSQDGYMKCFDLRKKDSVSTFSGQSESVRDVQFSIRDYFTFAATFENGNVQLWDIRRPDRYERMFTAHNGPVFCCDWHPEDRGWLATGGRDKMVKVWDMNTTRAKEIYCVQTIASVARVKWRPECKHHIATCSMMVDHNIYVWDVRRPFIPSAMFEEHKDVTTGIVWRHLHDPYFLLSGSKDSTLYQHIFKDASQPIDRANPEGLCYSLYGDLAFAAKESLISSDSNRKPYIGDRRHPIFFKRKLDPTEQFEYISSSSALSVFETDVESGSMDWFVHTAKQYALAGRPLPELCDHNAKVAKGLDRNQVAQTWTMLRIIYCSLGTVSSTNLNHSMGKGSTTLPLMNSFNLKDIPSGLGSESRLDRSKGESRSENILMDSSSTLMNNEDNEETEGSDVPADYLLGDVEADEDDLYMMDHENPHAEEQEYSLPQEAFPLRHEIVDNPSALDHLQDKADSPHVSGNEAETVSLTPVESFSLISISHSLYENRLPSDFFNPIVRDTLLFYAEQGDVQTAVSVLIVLGDRIRKEIDEQTQEHWYTSYIDLLQRFQLWNISNEVIKLSTCRAINCLNQASTTLHINCSNCKRPMSNRGWICDRCRQCASMCAVCHHVVKGLFVWCQGCSHGGHLQHIMKWLETSSHCPAGCGHLCEYT; this is encoded by the exons ATGGAGAAGATGGCCAGGGTCACCACGGCCCTGGGGGGCAATGCCCTGACGGGCCGGACCATGTTCTGTCACCTGGACGCCCCTGCCAATGCCATCAGCGTGTGCCGCGATGCTGCCCAGGTGGTGGTGGCCGGCCGCAACATCTTCAAGATCTACTCCATCGAGGAGGAGCAGTTTGTGGAGAAGCTGAACCTTCGCGTCGGCCGCAAACCCTCCCTGAACTTCAGCTGCGCCGACGTGGTGTGGCACCAGATGGACGAGAACCTGCTGGCCACCGCTGCCACCAATGGTGTGGTGGTCACCTGGAACCTGGGCAAGCCGTCCCGCAACAAACAGGACCAGCTCTTCACCGAGCACAAGCGCACCGTCAACAAGGTCTGCTTCCACCCCACCGAGGTCTACATGCTCCTCAGCGGCTCCCAGGATGGCTACATGAAGTGCTTCGACCTGCGCAAGAAGGACTCTGTCAGCACCTTCTCTG GCCAGTCAGAAAGTGTGCGGGACGTGCAGTTCAGCATCCGGGACTACTTCACCTTTGCTGCCACCTTTGAGAATGGGAACGTGCAGCTGTGGGACATCCGCCGGCCCGACCGCTATGAGAGGATGTTCACAGCCCACAATGGACCTGTCTTCTGCTGCGACTGGCACCCAGAGGACAG GGGCTGGCTAGCAACAGGCGGACGGGATAAGATGGTGAAGGTGTGGGACATGAACACCACGCGGGCGAAGGAGATCTACTGCGTGCAGACCATCGCCTCAGTGGCGCGGGTGAAGTGGCGCCCAGAGTGCAAACACCACATCGCCACGTGCTCCATGATGGTGGACCACAACATCTACGTCTGGGACGTGCGGCGGCCCTTCATCCCCTCCGCCATGTTCGAGGAGCACAAGGACGTCACCACGGGCATCGTGTGGCGTCACCTCCACGACCCGTACTTCCTCCTGTCGGGCTCTAAGGACAGCACCCTCTACCAGCACATATTCAAGGACGCCAGCCAGCCCATTGACAGGGCCAACCCTGAGGGGCTATGCTACAGCCTCTACGGGGACCTGGCCTTCGCCGCCAAGGAGAGCCTCATCTCCTCCGACTCCAACCGCAAGCCCTACATTGGCGACCGGCGGCACCCCATCTTCTTCAAGCGCAAGCTGGACCCCACGGAGCAGTTTGAGTACATCTCTTCCTCCAGCGCCCTCAGCGTCTTTGAGACAGACGTGGAGAGCGGCAGCATGGACTGGTTTGTGCACACGGCCAAGCAGTACGCGCTGGCCGGCCGGCCCCTACCCGAGCTCTGCGACCACAATGCCAAGGTGGCCAAGGGCTTGGACCGCAACCAG GTGGCTCAAACTTGGACAATGCTGCGCATTATCTACTGCAGCCTTGGCACCGTGTCGTCCACTAACCTCAACCACAGCATGGGAAAGGGCAGCACCACCCTCCCCCTCATGAACAG CTTTAACCTGAAGGATATCCCCTCTGGGCTGGGCAGCGAGTCCAGACTGGACCGTAGCAAAGGAGAAAGCCGCTCGGAAAACATCCTCATGGATTCCTCCTCCACGCTGATGAACAATGAGG ACAACGAGGAGACGGAGGGCAGTGATGTCCCTGCAGACTACCTGCTGGGAGATGTGGAGGCGGATGAGGATGACCTGTATATGATGGACCATGAGAACCCACACG CTGAAGAGCAGGAATACAGCCTTCCCCAGGAAGCCTTCCCCCTGCGCCATGAGATTGTGGACAACCCATCGGCCTTGGACCACCTGCAGGACAAGGCTGACTCCCCTCACGTCAGCGGCAACGAGGCTGAGACAGTGTCGCTGACCCCTGTGGAGTCCTTCTCCCTCATCTCCATCTCGCACTCACTGTACGAGAACCGCCTGCCCTCAGACTTCTTCAACCCCATCGTGCGGGACACACTCCTCTTCTACGCCGAGCAGGGGGACGTGCAGACGGCCGTGTCTGTCCTCATCGTGCTGGGGGATCGCATCCGCAAGGAGATCGATGAGCAGACACAG GAGCACTGGTACACGTCCTACATCGACCTGCTCCAGCGCTTCCAGCTCTGGAACATCTCCAACGAGGTGATCAAGCTGAGCACATGCCGTGCCATCAACTGCCTCAACCAGGCGTCCACTACCCTGCACATCAACTGCAGCAACTGCAAGCGGCCCATGAGCAACAGGGGCTGGATCTGCGATCG ATGCCGGCAGTGTGCCAGCATGTGTGCTGTCTGCCACCACGTCGTGAAGGGGCTCTTCGTGTggtgccagggctgcagccacGGCGGACACCTCCAGCACATCATGAAGTGGCTGGAGACCAGCTCCCACTGCCCTGCAGGCTGTGGCCACCTCTGCGAGTACACCTGA
- the LOC136017501 gene encoding acanthoscurrin-2-like gives MVTSGSLHLALPYGFNAARSCLRVLLVSPLALRTPLHPGLCGVGGVTSTPTSDPSGWDGASRGAGPALSHSGDTGSTERRWEAALGTRCHRQHASSRKAIARRWRQAGDRGGAENGHGAGVTTGTWRGTGLGGRPRCHTGCLHGHGHGHGHGHGHGHAFAPGGAGPELRAGLGTGRALLPGGRGRGEARASVSAAASAGVGYRVPGTGYGTGGSEGPERGPRGL, from the exons ATGGTGACAAGTGGCAGCCTCCACTTGGCTCTTCCATACGGCTTCAACGCGGCCAGATCCTGCCTCCGGGTTCTCCTGGTTTCCCCCCTCGCCTTGAGGACTCCGCTGCACCCTGGTTTATGTGGGGTTGGTGGGGTGACATCGACGCCGACGAGTGACCCATCTGGCTGGGATGGCGCATCCAGGGGAGCGGGGCCAGCTCTGAGCCACAGCGGGGACACTGGCAGCACGGAGCGGAGGTGGGAGGCGGCACTTGGGACACGCTGCCACCGCCAGCACGCTTCCAGCAGGAAAGCCATCGCCCGACGCTGGCGGCAAGCGGGGGACAGAGGAGGAGCCGAGAACGGGCACGGGGCTGGGGTGACCACGGGGACCTGGCGCGGGACGGGGCTCGGTGGCCGTCCCCGCTGCCACACCGGCTGCCTGCACGGACATGgacacgggcacgggcacgggcacgggcacggacACGCTTTCg CGCCGGGGGGGGCAGGGCCCGAATTACGGGCGGGGCTTGGGACGGGGCGCGCGCTCCTCCCCGGCGGAAGGGGGCGTGGCGAGGCGCGCGCTTCCGTGTCGGCGGCGGCGTCTGCTGGGGTCGGGTACCGGGTACCGGGTACCGGGTACGGCACCGGGGGCTCTGAGGGCCCCGAGCGGGGCCCGAGGGGACTTTGA
- the JMJD8 gene encoding jmjC domain-containing protein 8 isoform X3 yields MAAARWLLRLLLPLAWARPAACTDPPGGGWLLGTVPEEQRCTVERADASLTYPLFLQRFAFSRPVILQGLTDNSAFRALCTREKLLAAFGSSPVRLSTANTYSYRKVDVPFTEYVEQLLEPQDPGRLGSDTLYFFGDNNLTEWGPLFQQYVPPPFRIPGTSLAYSFGLAGGIRIAGQDGSGSGVPFHWHGPGFSEVIFGRKRWFLYPPEKTPHFHPNETTLAWLHHTYPTLPPAERPLECTLRPGEVLYFPDRWWHATLNLDTSVFISTFLG; encoded by the exons ATGGCGGCGGCACGGTGGCTGCTCCGGCTGTTGCTGCCGCTGGCCTGGGCCCGGCCCGCGGCATGCACCGACCCGCCGGGGGGCGGCTG GCTGCTGGGCACAGTGCCGGAGGAGCAGCGGTGCACCGTGGAGCGGGCAGACGCCTCCCTCACCTACCCCCTCTTCCTGCAGCG GTTCGCCTTCTCCCGGCCGGTCATCCTCCAAGGGCTCACGGACAACTCG GCCTTCCGAGCCCTGTGCACCCGGGAGAAGCTGCTGGCGGCCTTCGGGTCCTCCCCGGTGCGGCTCAGCACGGCAAACACCTACTCTTACCGCAAGG TGGACGTGCCCTTCACGGAGTAcgtggagcagctgctggagccgCAGGATCCGGGCAGGCTGGGCAGTG ACACCCTCTACTTCTTCGGGGACAACAACCTCACGGAGTGGGGCCCCCTCTTCCAGCAGTACGTGCCCCCCCCCTTCCGCATCCCGGGGACCAGCCTCGCCTACAGCTTTGGGCTTGCAGGTGGGATCAGGATTGCTGGCCAGGATG GCTCAGGCTCTGGTGTTCCCTTCCACTGGCACGGCCCTGGCTTTTCTGAGGTGATTTTCGGCAGGAAG CGCTGGTTTCTGTACCCACCGGAGAAAACACCCCACTTCCACCCCAACGAGACAACACTGGCCTGGCTCCACCACACATACCCCACGCTGCCACCGGCTGAGCGGCCACTGGAGTGCACCCTCCGCCCCGGGGAA GTCCTGTACTTCCCTGACCGCTGGTGGCACGCCACGCTCAACCTGGACACCAGCGTCTTCATCTCCACCTTCCTGGGGTAA
- the JMJD8 gene encoding jmjC domain-containing protein 8 isoform X1, translating into MAAARWLLRLLLPLAWARPAACTDPPGGGWLLGTVPEEQRCTVERADASLTYPLFLQRFAFSRPVILQGLTDNSAFRALCTREKLLAAFGSSPVRLSTANTYSYRKVDVPFTEYVEQLLEPQDPGRLGSDTLYFFGDNNLTEWGPLFQQYVPPPFRIPGTSLAYSFGLAGSGSGVPFHWHGPGFSEVIFGRKRWFLYPPEKTPHFHPNETTLAWLHHTYPTLPPAERPLECTLRPGEVLYFPDRWWHATLNLDTSVFISTFLG; encoded by the exons ATGGCGGCGGCACGGTGGCTGCTCCGGCTGTTGCTGCCGCTGGCCTGGGCCCGGCCCGCGGCATGCACCGACCCGCCGGGGGGCGGCTG GCTGCTGGGCACAGTGCCGGAGGAGCAGCGGTGCACCGTGGAGCGGGCAGACGCCTCCCTCACCTACCCCCTCTTCCTGCAGCG GTTCGCCTTCTCCCGGCCGGTCATCCTCCAAGGGCTCACGGACAACTCG GCCTTCCGAGCCCTGTGCACCCGGGAGAAGCTGCTGGCGGCCTTCGGGTCCTCCCCGGTGCGGCTCAGCACGGCAAACACCTACTCTTACCGCAAGG TGGACGTGCCCTTCACGGAGTAcgtggagcagctgctggagccgCAGGATCCGGGCAGGCTGGGCAGTG ACACCCTCTACTTCTTCGGGGACAACAACCTCACGGAGTGGGGCCCCCTCTTCCAGCAGTACGTGCCCCCCCCCTTCCGCATCCCGGGGACCAGCCTCGCCTACAGCTTTGGGCTTGCAG GCTCAGGCTCTGGTGTTCCCTTCCACTGGCACGGCCCTGGCTTTTCTGAGGTGATTTTCGGCAGGAAG CGCTGGTTTCTGTACCCACCGGAGAAAACACCCCACTTCCACCCCAACGAGACAACACTGGCCTGGCTCCACCACACATACCCCACGCTGCCACCGGCTGAGCGGCCACTGGAGTGCACCCTCCGCCCCGGGGAA GTCCTGTACTTCCCTGACCGCTGGTGGCACGCCACGCTCAACCTGGACACCAGCGTCTTCATCTCCACCTTCCTGGGGTAA
- the FBXL16 gene encoding F-box/LRR-repeat protein 16 yields MSNPRNGDTKPPCLPRNGLVKIPTQPNGLGSASITKGTPAVKNRLCQPSSVPAILSPALAHRSDLPIPSLASPLSLATLAGVSSPPGASLVGLNTSEGSEQPSPERLPGSPSERQLAVDEKILNRLFWYFSACEKCVLAQVCKAWRRVLYQPKFWVGLTPVLHTKELYNVLPGGEKEFVSLQGFAVRGFEGFCLVGVSDLDICEFIDNYPLSKKGVKSMSLKRSTITDAGLEVMLEQMQGVVRLELSGCNDFTEAGLWSSLNARITALSVSDCINVADDAIAAISQLLPNLTELNLQAYHVTDTALAYFTAKQGYTTHTLRLNSCWEITNHGVVNMVHSLPNLSVLSLSGCSKVTDDGVELVAENLRKLRSLDLSWCPRITDMALEYIACDLHKLEELVLDRCVRITDTGLSYLSTMSSLRSLYLRWCCQVQDFGLKHLLSMGSLRLLSLAGCPLLTTTGLSGLVQLQELEELELTNCPGATPELFKYFSQHLPCCMVIE; encoded by the exons ATGTCGAACCCGAGAAACGGCGACACCAAGCCCCCATGTTTGCCCCGCAATGGACTGGTGAAGATCCCCACGCAACCCAACGGCCTCGGCTCTGCCAGCATCACCAAAGGCACCCCCGCTGTCAAAAACCGCCTGTGCCAGCCTTCCTCCGTGCCTGCCATTCTCAGCCCGGCCTTAGCACACCGCAGCGACCTGCCCATCCCCAGCCTGGCCTCCCCGCTCTCCTTGGCCACTCTGGCCGGCGTCTCCTCCCCTCCCGGCGCTTCCTTGGTGGGACTGAACACGAGCGAAGGCTCGGAGCAGCCCTCTCCGGAGCGGCTGCCCGGCTCGCCCTCAGAGAGGCAGCTGGCGGTGGACGAGAAGATCCTCAACCGCTTGTTCTGGTACTTTTCGGCGTGCGAGAAGTGCGTGCTGGCTCAGGTGTGCAAGGCATGGCGGCGGGTGCTCTACCAGCCCAAGTTCTGGGTGGGCTTGACGCCCGTCCTGCACACCAAAGAGCTCTACAATGTCCTGCCTGGTGGGGAGAAGGAGTTTGTCAGCCTTCAGGGCTTCGCCGTCCGCGGCTTCGAAGGCTTCTGCCTCGTGGGTGTCTCTGACCTGGACATTTGTGAGTTCATTGACAACTACCCCCTCTCCAAGAAGGGGGTCAAGTCCATGAGCCTTAAGAGGTCGACCATCACGGATGCAGGGTTGGAG GTGATGCTGGAGCAGATGCAAGGTGTGGTGCGGCTGGAGCTGTCGGGCTGCAACGACTTCACGGAGGCCGGGCTGTGGTCCAGCCTCAACGCCCGCATCACGGCGCTGAGCGTCAGCGACTGCATCAATGTGGCCGACGACGCCATCGCCGCCATTTCGCAGCTCCTGCCCAACCTCACCGAGCTCAACCTGCAAGCCTACCACGTCACGGACACGGCGCTCGCCTACTTCACCGCCAAGCAAGGCTACACCACCCACACCCTGCGCCTCAACTCCTGCTGGGAGATCACCAACCACGGCGTGGTCAACATGGTCCACAGCCTGCCCAACCTGAGCGTCCTCAGCCTCTCGGGCTGCTCCAAGGTGACCGACGACGGCGTGGAACTGGTGGCTGAGAACCTGCGGAAGCTGCGCAGCCTCGACCTCTCTTGGTGCCCTCGTATCACTGACATGGCCCTGGAGTACATTGCCTGCGACCTGCAcaagctggaggagctggtgctCGACAG GTGCGTGCGGATCACCGACACCGGCCTCAGCTACCTGTCCACCATGTCGTCCCTGCGGAGCCTCTACTTGCGCTGGTGCTGCCAG gtgcAGGATTTTGGCCTGAAGCATCTTCTGAGCATGGGCAGCCTGCGCCTCCTCTCTCTGGCTG GCTGCCCCTTGCTGACCACCACGGGGCTGtcagggctggtgcagctgcaggagctggaggagctggagctgaccAACTGCCCCGGCGCCACCCCGGAGCTCTTCAAGTACTTCTCCCAGCACCTCCCGTGCTGCATGGTGATCGAGTAG
- the STUB1 gene encoding E3 ubiquitin-protein ligase CHIP: MKGKEEREGGAAGPGAAGPGAGGAGGGGGGSPEKSHSAQEHKEQGNRLFGGRKYPEAAACYGRAINRNPLVAVYYTNRALCYLKMQQHDKALADCKRALELDGQSVKAHFFLGQCQMEMENYDEAIANLQRAYNLAKEQRLNFGDDIPSALRIAKKKRWNSIEEKRINQENELHSYLTKLIMAEKERELAECRKTQQEENADESRSRVQLASIEAKHDKYLADMDELFSQVDEKRKKRDIPDYLCGKISFELMREPCITPSGITYDRKDIEEHLQRVGHFDPVTRSPLTQDQLIPNLAMKEVIDAFISENGWVEDY; encoded by the exons atgaaggggaaggaggagcgggagggcggcgcggcggggccaggggcggcggggccgggcgcggggggcgcgggcggcggcggcggcggcagccccGAGAAGAGCCACAGCGCGCAGGAGCACAAGGAGCAGGGGAACCGGCTCTTCGGAGGACGCAAGTACCCCGAGGCCGCCGCCTGCTACGGCCGCGCCATC AACCGGAACCCCTTGGTGGCTGTGTACTACACGAACCGAGCCCTCTGCTACCTGAAGATGCAGCAGCACGACAAGGCGCTGGCAGACTGCAAGCGAGCCCTGGAGCTCGATGGACAGTCGGTGAAGGCTCACTTCTTCCTGGGCCAGTGCCAGATGGAGATGGAAAACTACGACGAGGCCATCGCCAACCTGCAGCGAG CCTACAACCTCGCCAAGGAGCAGCGGCTGAATTTCGGGGATGACATCCCCAGCGCGCTGCGCATCGCCAAGAAGAAGCGTTGGAACAGCATTGAGGAGAAGCGGATCAACCAGGAGAACGAGCTGCATTCCTACCTGACCAAGCTGATCATGGCAGAAAAGGAGAG GGAGCTGGCTGAGTGCAGGAAGACTCAGCAGGAAGAGAACGCCGATGAGAGCCGAAGCCGCGTTCAGCTGGCCAGCATCGAGGCCAAACAT GACAAATACCTGGCAGACATGGACGAGCTCTTCTCTCAAGTGGATGAGAAGAGGAAG AAGCGAGACATCCCCGACTACCTGTGTGGGAAGATCAGTTTTGAGCTGATGCGGGAGCCGTGCATCACGCCCAGCGGCATCACCTACGACAGGAAGGACATCGAGGAGCATCTCCAG CGCGTGGGGCACTTCGATCCGGTGACGCGGAGTCCCCTGACCCAGGACCAGCTGATCCCCAACCTCGCCATGAAGGAGGTGATCGATGCCTTCATCTCGGAGAACGGCTGGGTGGAGGATTACTGA